Proteins encoded in a region of the Elizabethkingia bruuniana genome:
- the tgt gene encoding tRNA guanosine(34) transglycosylase Tgt, with the protein MEKFFEVEQFSAKGKARAGVITTDHGKIQTPIFMPVGTVATVKTVHQRELRDDIKAQIILGNTYHLYLRPGMEVMQNAGGLHKFMNWNGPILTDSGGFQVFSLASSRKMTEEGVKFKSHIDGSYHFISPEVSMEIQRKIGADIFMAFDECTPYPCEYNQAKLSMELTHRWLKRCIEWTENNPEYYGHKQRLFPIVQGSVYSDLRKASAEVIAEAGAEGNAIGGLSVGEPEEEMYRITDEVTDILPKDKPRYLMGVGTPWNILESIGNGIDMMDCVMPTRNARNGMLFTWGGVINIKNEKWKNDFSPLDEFGTSYVDQEYTKAYVRHLFSAREYLGKQIASIHNLAFYLDLVKVAREHILAGDFYEWKDSIIPQLKSRM; encoded by the coding sequence ATGGAGAAGTTTTTTGAAGTAGAACAATTTTCAGCAAAAGGTAAGGCCAGAGCTGGTGTTATTACAACAGATCATGGTAAAATACAGACGCCTATATTTATGCCGGTGGGTACTGTAGCAACAGTGAAAACTGTTCATCAGAGAGAACTGAGAGACGATATTAAAGCTCAGATTATCCTGGGAAATACTTATCACCTGTACCTGAGGCCAGGTATGGAGGTTATGCAAAATGCAGGCGGTTTACATAAATTTATGAACTGGAACGGTCCTATTCTTACAGATAGTGGTGGTTTTCAAGTTTTTTCACTGGCTTCCAGCCGTAAGATGACTGAAGAAGGTGTGAAATTCAAATCTCATATCGACGGAAGTTATCATTTTATCTCACCTGAAGTTTCTATGGAAATTCAGCGTAAAATTGGTGCAGATATTTTTATGGCATTTGATGAATGTACTCCATATCCATGTGAATACAATCAGGCAAAGCTTTCTATGGAACTTACGCATAGATGGCTGAAGAGATGTATTGAATGGACGGAAAATAATCCCGAATATTATGGACACAAACAAAGATTGTTTCCGATCGTTCAGGGATCTGTATATTCGGATCTTAGAAAAGCTTCTGCGGAAGTTATTGCTGAGGCAGGAGCTGAAGGAAACGCCATTGGTGGCCTTTCTGTTGGTGAACCGGAAGAGGAAATGTACAGAATTACAGATGAAGTAACAGATATTCTTCCTAAAGATAAACCTCGTTATCTGATGGGGGTTGGGACACCATGGAATATTCTAGAATCTATAGGTAATGGTATCGATATGATGGATTGTGTAATGCCGACCCGTAATGCCAGAAATGGTATGTTGTTCACATGGGGTGGTGTTATCAATATCAAGAACGAAAAATGGAAGAATGATTTTTCTCCGCTAGACGAATTTGGTACATCATATGTAGATCAGGAATATACAAAAGCATATGTAAGACACTTATTCTCAGCAAGAGAATATTTAGGAAAACAGATTGCTTCTATTCATAATCTTGCTTTTTATTTAGATTTGGTAAAAGTCGCAAGAGAACATATCTTAGCAGGAGATTTCTATGAATGGAAAGATAGCATTATTCCACAACTAAAAAGCAGAATGTAG
- a CDS encoding OsmC family protein gives MAKALISQQNYYTDVELDSYRVHVDEPKNVGGQNLGPKPTELLDAALASCTAITLKMYADRKQWELGDLYVEAKRIVNTKGENTFRISLSTNVELSDEQKDKLLEIADKCPVHKMLDQNDMKTSWI, from the coding sequence ATGGCAAAAGCATTAATTTCACAACAGAACTATTATACAGATGTTGAATTGGATTCTTACAGAGTTCATGTAGATGAACCTAAGAATGTCGGAGGTCAGAATCTTGGCCCAAAACCAACAGAACTTTTAGATGCAGCACTGGCTTCATGTACGGCAATTACACTAAAAATGTATGCAGACCGTAAACAATGGGAACTTGGTGATTTGTATGTAGAAGCTAAGAGAATAGTAAACACAAAAGGAGAAAACACTTTCAGAATAAGTTTATCAACAAATGTTGAGCTTAGCGACGAACAGAAAGATAAGCTTCTGGAAATAGCAGACAAATGCCCTGTGCATAAAATGCTGGACCAGAATGATATGAAAACTTCCTGGATTTAA
- a CDS encoding LUD domain-containing protein, whose translation MSIFKKIVNKLFNKDEEEEITSVRLGDQLKNADLDYKFAQLFTHSGGYFNYCADEAEALQALNSILKLEQVKSVFCCDEDLQSFLDVVKVPYTESLELVNDTAFISCEYLIAFDGRIMLSYNNIRHFPSSSLPEKIIIIANVSQIVANLNDAMMKVKRRGTLKNLTSISGNISKLDSPNPDNTKLFLLLLED comes from the coding sequence TTGAGCATTTTTAAAAAAATTGTTAATAAACTGTTTAATAAAGACGAGGAGGAGGAAATAACTTCTGTTCGTCTGGGGGATCAACTGAAAAATGCTGATCTCGACTATAAATTTGCTCAACTTTTCACACATTCAGGAGGTTATTTTAACTATTGTGCGGACGAGGCAGAGGCTCTTCAAGCTTTGAATAGTATACTCAAACTTGAACAGGTAAAATCTGTTTTCTGCTGCGACGAAGATTTACAAAGCTTCCTGGATGTTGTAAAAGTTCCTTACACCGAAAGTCTGGAACTTGTAAATGATACTGCCTTTATTTCATGCGAATATCTTATCGCTTTCGATGGCAGAATCATGTTGTCTTATAATAATATCAGACATTTTCCTTCATCTTCATTACCCGAGAAGATCATTATTATAGCAAACGTCTCTCAGATTGTTGCTAACCTCAACGACGCTATGATGAAAGTTAAGCGCAGAGGAACCCTGAAAAATCTTACATCAATTAGTGGAAATATTTCCAAATTAGATTCTCCTAACCCGGATAATACTAAACTTTTCTTACTTTTGCTGGAAGATTAA
- a CDS encoding LptF/LptG family permease: MKIIDKYIIRKFLGTLGFMLALLSIIVLVIDVQAKIPRIESNGFTTSYFLIHFYPYWLVYLVITFMSILVFISVIFFTSRMANNTEIVAIISSGASFHRFAKPYLIAALLLAFSALAINHFILPWANIKKNKLIIYTYSAANRSKFTDSRQISTQLSPTEYVFINSYNPKEKRGFSYLYQKFDKNRRLIYQLTSSDMVWEEKKKSFMLTNYYEKWVNKDDTEKLAKGDTKYQKLGASPEEIFPDELVGENKTTPELIKFINNERRKGNANVAAYQNELHLRTAMPFSIIILTFLALSLSSQKKRGGLGANLAIGIALAFVFVFSFEVLKLVSSSQTLSPLVAMWLPNIVFAPIAFYLYWKRANQ; the protein is encoded by the coding sequence TTGAAGATTATAGATAAATATATTATCCGGAAATTCCTGGGAACCCTGGGATTTATGTTGGCATTGCTGTCTATTATTGTATTGGTGATAGACGTTCAGGCAAAGATTCCGCGTATTGAAAGTAATGGTTTTACAACAAGTTACTTTCTGATCCATTTTTATCCATACTGGTTAGTATATCTTGTTATAACCTTTATGTCTATTCTGGTATTTATTTCGGTTATTTTCTTTACATCGAGAATGGCCAATAATACCGAAATTGTAGCTATTATTAGTAGTGGAGCCAGCTTTCACAGATTTGCCAAGCCTTATCTTATTGCCGCTTTATTACTGGCATTTTCTGCACTGGCAATTAATCACTTTATATTGCCATGGGCGAATATTAAGAAAAATAAGCTAATCATCTATACCTATAGTGCGGCCAATAGAAGTAAATTTACGGATAGCCGTCAGATTTCTACACAGTTATCGCCTACAGAGTATGTTTTTATCAATAGCTATAATCCTAAAGAGAAAAGAGGTTTCTCCTATCTTTATCAGAAATTTGATAAAAACAGACGACTGATTTATCAGCTTACTTCAAGTGATATGGTGTGGGAAGAAAAGAAGAAAAGCTTCATGCTGACCAATTATTACGAAAAGTGGGTGAATAAAGATGATACCGAAAAACTAGCTAAAGGAGATACAAAGTACCAGAAGCTGGGGGCATCTCCTGAAGAAATTTTCCCGGATGAACTTGTCGGTGAAAACAAGACAACACCCGAACTTATTAAGTTTATCAATAACGAAAGAAGGAAAGGTAATGCAAATGTTGCCGCCTATCAGAATGAGCTGCATCTGCGTACTGCCATGCCTTTTTCTATTATTATACTAACCTTTTTGGCACTATCACTTTCTTCCCAGAAGAAAAGAGGAGGACTTGGAGCAAACCTGGCAATTGGTATTGCCCTGGCCTTTGTCTTTGTCTTCTCATTCGAAGTGCTGAAACTGGTTTCCTCTTCACAAACTTTATCACCTTTGGTGGCTATGTGGCTCCCGAATATTGTATTTGCTCCGATTGCGTTCTATCTATACTGGAAGCGTGCTAATCAATAA
- a CDS encoding biotin--[acetyl-CoA-carboxylase] ligase — protein sequence MNSLLYLPSVGSTNDIVSELANPNATGISSVYTFDQTKGRGQYGNTWKIPKDKNVAYSFILPTKLVRLSPNLFNFYTALLLRDFIVKITDKEAKVKWPNDIILQNKKIVGILIEKITVEHVDYYIAGFGVNVLQDNFEEITKAGSIKTQTGLSFDLHQFAENMHNHFSEHLVQFPSDEEVLARYNEALFRKDQISVFEINNIRQNGIIRYVDKDGYLNVELENENEMKKFFHKEITLLY from the coding sequence ATGAACAGCCTGCTTTACCTTCCAAGTGTTGGATCCACAAACGATATCGTTTCTGAACTTGCAAATCCAAACGCTACAGGAATATCCTCCGTATATACATTTGACCAGACCAAAGGACGTGGACAATATGGCAACACCTGGAAAATTCCAAAAGATAAGAACGTGGCTTACTCTTTTATCTTACCAACAAAGCTAGTGAGATTGTCTCCAAATCTATTCAACTTCTATACCGCTTTGTTACTTCGTGACTTTATTGTCAAAATTACCGATAAAGAGGCAAAAGTGAAGTGGCCCAACGATATAATTCTGCAAAATAAAAAAATTGTGGGAATTCTCATAGAGAAAATTACAGTGGAACATGTAGATTATTATATTGCAGGTTTTGGAGTAAATGTTCTTCAGGATAATTTTGAGGAGATTACAAAAGCGGGTTCTATAAAGACACAAACTGGTTTAAGCTTCGACCTGCATCAGTTTGCAGAAAATATGCACAATCATTTTTCTGAGCATCTTGTTCAGTTTCCTTCAGATGAAGAAGTGTTGGCACGATACAATGAGGCATTGTTCCGAAAAGACCAGATATCCGTGTTTGAGATTAACAATATCAGACAAAATGGCATCATAAGATATGTTGACAAAGACGGTTATCTAAATGTAGAACTGGAAAATGAAAACGAAATGAAAAAGTTTTTCCACAAAGAAATCACCCTGCTTTATTGA
- the rsfS gene encoding ribosome silencing factor → MSKNTEKQQLIDKILEAIQDTKGEDIQVLDLSHIENTVADTFIICSANSNTQVSAIAGNVEKKVRNELQDRPWHVEGAENSLWVLVDYVSVVVHIFQRHIREYYDIESLWGDAKVTKIES, encoded by the coding sequence ATGAGTAAAAATACAGAAAAACAGCAACTAATAGACAAAATACTAGAAGCGATTCAGGATACTAAAGGTGAGGATATCCAAGTTCTTGATCTCTCGCATATTGAAAATACAGTTGCCGATACATTTATTATATGTAGTGCCAATTCTAATACACAGGTTTCAGCAATCGCAGGAAATGTAGAAAAGAAAGTAAGAAATGAACTACAGGATCGTCCATGGCATGTGGAAGGTGCTGAAAACTCATTGTGGGTATTAGTAGACTATGTATCGGTTGTTGTGCATATCTTCCAAAGACATATTCGTGAATATTACGATATTGAAAGCCTTTGGGGGGATGCCAAAGTCACAAAAATAGAATCTTAA
- a CDS encoding phosphatidylserine decarboxylase family protein gives MKFHKEGKGTLLTVLLAIIIISGVSIYFLEMWSLLIIIPLLVLYGFVMWFFRDPERDILDQVDNVIAPVDGKVVMIKKVFEGEVLQQECLQISIFMSPLNVHVCRYPVTGEVTYKKYHKGKYLVAWHEKSSELNERTTMAVKTLTGANVVFRQIAGYVARRIVFYPEIGDSAKAGHEYGFIKFGSRMDVFLPLDTEVICKIGDITKGGIDVIAKLPTENK, from the coding sequence ATGAAATTTCACAAAGAAGGTAAAGGTACTTTACTTACGGTTTTATTAGCCATTATTATTATTTCAGGAGTTAGTATCTACTTTCTGGAGATGTGGTCATTGCTTATTATTATACCATTACTGGTACTATATGGTTTTGTAATGTGGTTCTTCAGAGATCCTGAAAGAGATATTCTGGATCAGGTGGATAATGTTATTGCTCCGGTAGATGGTAAAGTAGTAATGATAAAGAAGGTCTTCGAAGGAGAAGTTCTTCAGCAGGAATGTCTGCAGATTTCTATTTTTATGTCACCACTTAATGTACACGTTTGCCGTTATCCGGTTACAGGGGAGGTAACATATAAGAAATACCATAAAGGTAAATATCTGGTTGCATGGCATGAGAAATCCTCTGAGCTTAATGAAAGAACAACTATGGCAGTTAAAACTTTAACAGGTGCTAATGTTGTATTCAGACAGATTGCAGGATATGTGGCTAGACGTATCGTATTCTACCCGGAAATCGGAGATTCTGCAAAAGCCGGACACGAATATGGTTTTATTAAATTCGGGTCCAGAATGGACGTTTTCCTGCCTTTAGATACAGAAGTAATCTGTAAAATAGGAGATATTACAAAAGGAGGTATAGATGTTATTGCAAAGCTTCCTACGGAAAATAAATAA
- a CDS encoding DUF4296 domain-containing protein yields the protein MRKLFFFIFIVFLSACSQVDKPKKLISKDEMADIFVEMAIYDGALNINPQANMEGTSKYILQQHKITGTVFMDSYNYYISQKQMESIFESAEKKLMKKDPKLEAYIKKKNKGTEVPK from the coding sequence ATGAGAAAACTATTTTTTTTCATATTTATAGTGTTCCTTTCTGCATGCTCGCAGGTGGATAAACCAAAGAAGCTTATTTCTAAAGACGAAATGGCGGATATTTTTGTGGAGATGGCCATTTATGATGGAGCATTGAATATAAATCCGCAAGCTAATATGGAGGGAACAAGCAAATATATTTTGCAGCAACATAAAATTACAGGAACTGTTTTTATGGATAGCTATAACTATTACATATCCCAAAAACAAATGGAATCTATTTTTGAATCGGCAGAAAAGAAGTTGATGAAAAAGGATCCGAAACTGGAAGCATATATTAAAAAGAAAAATAAAGGAACTGAAGTTCCGAAATAA
- the ftsH gene encoding ATP-dependent zinc metalloprotease FtsH has protein sequence MKSKGFNWFYLIFAAVLLMLFLPGLMSSSDTRKLDEKSFYALLSQNKIKNVVVLKDTDVAQVFLTPEAKNDPALAKKKTTPSPMMGFMKENPDFTVNIGDLKYFQERYNAITDKDSNIKSKLTFDTESSPWSSFLMNILVWVGIMVLFYYIFFRKIAGGSGGAGGQIFNIGKSRAKLFDEKEKVNVSFKDVAGLEGAKEEVQEVVDFLKNSEKYTKLGGKIPKGVLLVGPPGTGKTLLAKAVAGEAKVPFFSLSGSDFVEMFVGVGASRVRDLFAQAKAKSPAIIFIDEIDAIGRARGRGNITGGNDERENTLNQLLTEMDGFGTDTNVIVMAATNRADILDKALMRAGRFDRSIYVDLPELHERKQIFNVHLKKIKLDSSVDVDFLAKQTPGFSGADIANVCNEAALIAARNGHESVNKQDFLDAVDRIIGGLEKKNKAIKPSEKRRVAFHEAGHATVSWLVEHAAPLLKVTIVPRGRSLGAAWYLPEERQLTTTEQMLDEMCATLGGRAAEQVVFGNISTGALSDLERVTKQAQAMVTIYGLSDAVGNLSYYDSSGQQEYSFGKPYSEETAKLIDKEISKIVESQYQRAVEILSTHRNKLDALASKLLDKEVIFREDLEEIFGKRAWDPELTEQPLSATTENDTVSPINEEAKEL, from the coding sequence ATGAAAAGTAAAGGATTTAATTGGTTTTATTTAATCTTTGCAGCAGTATTGCTTATGCTTTTCCTTCCTGGTTTAATGTCTTCATCGGACACCAGAAAACTAGATGAGAAAAGTTTTTATGCATTATTGAGTCAAAATAAAATCAAAAATGTTGTCGTATTAAAAGATACAGACGTTGCTCAGGTTTTTTTAACGCCTGAAGCTAAAAATGATCCTGCATTGGCTAAGAAGAAAACGACTCCGTCGCCAATGATGGGATTCATGAAAGAAAACCCGGATTTTACTGTAAATATTGGTGACCTGAAGTATTTTCAGGAACGCTATAATGCTATCACAGATAAAGATTCAAATATCAAATCTAAACTTACGTTCGATACGGAAAGCTCTCCATGGAGTAGTTTCCTTATGAATATTCTGGTTTGGGTAGGTATTATGGTTTTATTCTATTATATCTTCTTCAGAAAGATAGCTGGTGGCTCAGGTGGGGCTGGTGGCCAAATCTTTAACATTGGAAAATCGAGAGCGAAACTTTTTGATGAAAAAGAAAAAGTAAACGTTAGCTTCAAAGATGTTGCTGGTTTAGAAGGTGCTAAAGAAGAAGTACAGGAAGTTGTAGACTTTCTGAAAAACTCTGAAAAATACACCAAGTTAGGAGGTAAAATACCAAAAGGTGTTCTTTTAGTAGGCCCTCCGGGAACAGGTAAAACCTTATTGGCAAAAGCTGTAGCAGGTGAAGCAAAAGTTCCTTTCTTCTCACTTTCAGGTTCTGATTTTGTGGAAATGTTTGTAGGGGTAGGAGCATCCAGGGTACGTGACCTTTTTGCACAGGCAAAAGCAAAATCTCCGGCGATTATATTTATCGATGAGATTGATGCTATTGGTAGAGCCAGAGGCCGTGGAAATATTACAGGTGGCAACGACGAAAGAGAAAATACACTAAACCAGTTGTTGACAGAAATGGATGGTTTCGGTACTGATACCAACGTTATTGTAATGGCAGCTACTAACCGTGCAGATATCCTGGATAAAGCATTAATGCGTGCAGGACGTTTTGACAGATCTATTTATGTGGATCTTCCGGAATTGCACGAGCGTAAGCAAATCTTTAATGTTCACCTTAAAAAAATTAAACTGGATTCTTCTGTAGATGTTGACTTCCTAGCGAAGCAAACACCTGGATTCAGTGGGGCTGATATTGCCAATGTTTGTAATGAAGCTGCTCTTATCGCAGCTAGAAACGGGCATGAATCTGTTAATAAACAAGACTTCCTGGATGCTGTAGACAGAATTATTGGTGGTCTTGAAAAGAAAAATAAAGCAATTAAGCCATCTGAAAAACGCAGAGTTGCTTTCCATGAAGCAGGTCACGCTACTGTTAGCTGGTTGGTAGAACATGCAGCACCTTTACTGAAGGTTACAATTGTACCAAGAGGACGTTCTCTTGGAGCAGCATGGTATCTTCCGGAAGAAAGACAACTTACTACAACTGAACAAATGCTGGACGAGATGTGTGCAACATTAGGTGGTAGAGCTGCAGAGCAGGTTGTATTCGGAAATATTTCTACAGGTGCCCTTTCCGATTTGGAAAGAGTAACTAAGCAGGCACAGGCAATGGTAACAATCTACGGACTAAGTGATGCTGTAGGTAACCTGTCATATTATGACAGCTCAGGTCAGCAGGAATATTCTTTTGGAAAACCATATTCAGAAGAAACCGCTAAGCTTATAGATAAGGAAATTTCCAAAATTGTAGAGTCTCAGTATCAGAGAGCTGTAGAAATTCTTTCAACTCATCGCAATAAATTGGATGCTTTAGCGTCTAAGTTATTAGATAAGGAAGTTATTTTTAGAGAAGATCTGGAAGAAATCTTTGGAAAAAGAGCCTGGGATCCGGAGTTAACAGAGCAACCACTTTCTGCAACGACAGAGAATGATACTGTTAGCCCAATAAATGAGGAAGCAAAAGAGCTTTAA
- a CDS encoding ABC transporter ATP-binding protein, with amino-acid sequence MNLYFRILKFAKPHQKYIYGSLFFNILYSLLQIASIGTLLPVLGILFGTEKQEIKGDGFSDNLKRTLYTFINNEIEKHGSLNVLLWLCIITGVAFFLRNIVRYLGAYLLIFYRVGVTKDLRGSMYRKILTLPVSFFSEQRKGDLMSRMSNDVGEVENNILGSLVDLVNSPFMLIGTLASLFFLNPQLTLFSLLVLPVMGTLISLIGKSLKKDSHKAQNELGNVFSIVDETLKSAKIIKIFNADKLLDNRFTGSMTKWINHSISLGRKRELASPMSEFLGAITFLIITWYGGYQILVNKNMQPQDFLVFLGMFFQILPPAKSLATSISNIQKGEASLVRVMDILDADVKVDEIANPIPVSELKDRIEFKNVGFYYNKENLILKNFNLSIPKGSTVALVGQSGSGKTTIANLLARFYDVTEGTITVDGNNIKDLKLKEYRAILGMVTQESVLFNDTIYNNIAMGKENATREEIIEAAKIANAHQFIESLPDGYETNIGDDGNKLSGGQKQRVSIARAVLKNPPIMILDEATSALDTESERFVQEALEKMMENRTSLVIAHRLSTIQKADWIVVMERGVIVEQGTHHNLMDNNSVYRKLVDLQNFD; translated from the coding sequence ATGAACTTATACTTTAGGATTCTAAAATTTGCTAAACCACACCAAAAATATATTTACGGGAGTTTATTCTTCAACATTTTATACTCTCTACTTCAGATAGCATCCATCGGAACGCTTTTACCTGTACTGGGAATACTCTTCGGTACAGAAAAGCAGGAAATAAAAGGCGACGGTTTTTCCGACAACCTTAAAAGGACGCTCTACACTTTTATTAATAATGAAATAGAAAAGCATGGCAGTTTAAATGTATTGCTTTGGCTTTGTATTATTACCGGCGTTGCTTTCTTTCTGAGAAACATTGTCCGTTATCTTGGAGCTTACCTTCTGATCTTCTACCGCGTTGGAGTAACAAAAGATCTTAGAGGATCTATGTACAGAAAGATTCTTACGCTTCCTGTATCTTTCTTTTCGGAGCAAAGAAAAGGAGATCTTATGTCCAGAATGTCTAATGATGTCGGCGAAGTAGAAAATAATATTCTGGGAAGCCTTGTAGACCTCGTAAACTCACCGTTTATGTTAATAGGTACACTGGCTTCTTTATTCTTTTTAAATCCACAGTTAACACTTTTCAGTTTACTTGTATTACCTGTAATGGGAACATTAATTTCTCTTATAGGGAAAAGTCTGAAAAAGGATTCTCACAAAGCACAGAATGAATTGGGGAATGTTTTCTCCATCGTAGATGAAACACTGAAGTCCGCAAAGATTATTAAGATTTTCAATGCCGATAAGCTACTCGACAATCGTTTTACCGGTTCAATGACCAAATGGATCAATCACTCCATCAGTCTTGGCAGAAAAAGAGAGCTCGCCTCTCCTATGAGTGAATTCTTAGGAGCTATTACTTTCCTTATTATTACATGGTACGGAGGTTACCAGATTCTGGTAAATAAGAATATGCAGCCACAGGACTTTTTAGTTTTTCTGGGTATGTTCTTTCAGATCTTACCTCCTGCAAAGAGCTTAGCAACATCTATATCCAATATCCAAAAAGGTGAAGCGTCGCTTGTAAGAGTAATGGACATATTAGATGCCGATGTTAAGGTTGACGAAATAGCGAATCCTATTCCGGTTTCTGAGCTGAAAGATCGTATTGAGTTCAAAAACGTAGGTTTCTATTATAACAAGGAAAATCTGATTCTGAAAAACTTTAATCTTAGTATTCCAAAAGGCAGTACTGTTGCTCTGGTAGGACAAAGTGGTAGCGGAAAAACAACGATAGCCAACCTTCTGGCTCGTTTCTATGATGTAACTGAAGGCACTATAACAGTAGACGGCAACAATATTAAAGACTTGAAATTAAAGGAATACCGAGCTATTCTGGGTATGGTAACTCAGGAATCAGTATTATTCAATGATACAATCTATAACAATATTGCCATGGGTAAAGAAAATGCTACCCGTGAGGAAATTATTGAAGCTGCAAAAATTGCTAATGCACATCAGTTTATAGAAAGTCTTCCCGACGGCTATGAAACCAATATTGGAGACGATGGGAACAAGCTATCCGGGGGTCAGAAACAAAGAGTTTCAATTGCCCGTGCCGTGCTGAAGAATCCACCAATTATGATTCTGGATGAGGCTACATCGGCTCTGGATACAGAGTCTGAACGTTTTGTACAGGAAGCTTTGGAAAAAATGATGGAAAACAGAACCTCTCTGGTGATTGCCCACAGACTGTCGACAATCCAGAAAGCAGACTGGATCGTTGTGATGGAAAGAGGTGTTATTGTTGAGCAGGGTACCCATCATAATCTGATGGACAATAATAGTGTATACCGTAAATTAGTAGATCTTCAGAACTTTGATTAA
- a CDS encoding phosphatidate cytidylyltransferase, which yields MDKNLIQRLISGLIYGLVIFLCTTHYGSTLILKTFSVSVNQSYLYYGLMTFFVIVGVYECVKITKLKSWLWILITVILGGYIYYRFSYKFFYQYFYLGINMMDIFGIILMALAMITIFKFPQEIKNDNGKMIFTILYVTIPFGFALGLPDFLPYDTHFSWEAFMLFVLIWSSDSFAYFAGRLFGKHKMAPTISPKKTWEGFAGGVICTVILGYFIEYKFPEMKGNWMVVGLLVAIFAPLGDLVESQLKRTFKVKDSGNIIPGHGGVLDRLDSFILCAPVVYIYFMILTRF from the coding sequence TTGGATAAAAACCTCATACAGCGTCTTATTTCAGGACTGATATACGGATTGGTTATTTTTCTGTGTACAACCCATTACGGCTCCACACTTATTTTAAAAACATTTTCAGTATCTGTTAATCAGTCTTATCTGTATTACGGACTGATGACTTTTTTTGTAATCGTTGGCGTTTATGAATGTGTGAAGATTACAAAATTGAAATCCTGGTTATGGATTCTTATAACCGTTATTCTTGGCGGATACATCTATTACAGATTTTCTTATAAATTTTTCTATCAGTATTTCTATTTAGGAATTAACATGATGGATATTTTTGGCATTATACTGATGGCATTGGCCATGATTACTATTTTCAAGTTTCCGCAGGAAATTAAAAATGATAATGGTAAAATGATCTTTACTATCCTGTATGTAACAATTCCTTTTGGTTTTGCACTTGGGTTACCAGACTTTTTACCTTATGATACCCACTTCAGCTGGGAGGCTTTTATGCTGTTTGTCCTGATCTGGAGTAGCGATTCTTTTGCATATTTTGCCGGTAGATTGTTTGGTAAGCATAAAATGGCACCAACGATCAGTCCTAAAAAAACATGGGAAGGTTTTGCCGGTGGTGTTATATGTACAGTGATTTTAGGGTATTTTATTGAATATAAATTCCCTGAAATGAAAGGAAACTGGATGGTGGTTGGACTTTTAGTTGCTATCTTTGCACCGTTGGGAGATTTGGTAGAGTCACAGCTCAAAAGAACTTTCAAAGTAAAAGATTCGGGGAATATAATCCCGGGACACGGAGGTGTATTGGACAGGCTGGACAGCTTTATACTTTGCGCTCCTGTCGTTTATATTTATTTTATGATTTTAACAAGGTTTTAG